Below is a window of Pseudobacteroides sp. DNA.
ATAGCTACTCATAAGTCACATTCAAATAGAGGTATGGCTTATATTTAAGCCGTACCTCTATTTTCAGGAGTATGGAGTGATAAAAGAGCAAATCACTCCATACTCCTGATGTGGCCTACGGAGACTCTAAATAGTGCAGTATGAGCGGCTTCGCAGAATTGCAGGGATAAGCATTTTTTATTTTATTTTTTTCAAAGCCCATTGACGTATTTCTGAGATAGCGGTATCTTTTGTTCCAGCTTATGCAGGGGTATCTTCCTCCATAGGCTCATGAGTGATATTTGAGGAGGTGTCTTTATATGGTAGCTTTATCATCTGTCAAGAGTCATTGGCTTGATGATTCACCTGCTATTGTTGTATCGGCTGAGTGGCTGGCTACATTCGGTTTTGAGGTTGGATGCAGGGTGGTTATTGATGTTACACAGGGTATTATTACTATTCGTCCAGTTGATTGTGAGGAAGAGATATGAGGGATTTTGAGAGGTTTTTACATAGGGCTGCCAGAGATTATGGCAGCTCAGTTTACCAGTTTAGGTTGGTGTTTTTTATCCGGTATTTATTCAAGAAGCATTGATATAGCTATATTTACAGATTCCAGCTTTAGTGCAAAGGCTTGTATTTATTACAGGCTTTTTCAGTAAAACTGGAGGTTATATATATGAAGGTTTTAGTATCTGGAAGTCGATTTTATCGGGATTACCAGAAGATTTTAGCTGTTATAAAAAGTCTTGATATTGATTTGCTTATTGCTGGAGGGTGCAGGGGTGCTGATACTCTGGCTGTTCGTGCTGCTCGTCAGTGTGGGATAAGTTTTATTGAGTATCCCGCAGACTGGCAGAGGTTTGGTAAAAGTGCCGGACCTATCAGGAATGCCAAGATGCTCCGTATGGAAAAGCCTGATTTGGTTTTGTTTTTCCATGAGAATTTATCATGTAGTAAAGGCACTGCTGATATGCTCCACAGGGTTATTGAAGCAAATATTCCTTATAGAATTTTTACTTAAAGTTGCTTTGTACCATGAATAAGGGCTGTTGATATTTGTGCGGGTTTCTGGCTATGTCGGATTCTAACGCTTTGCAGAGAATGCCTTTATTCTTGGTTTTGAAGTTTTTCTAAAGGCTGTATTTTTAATATGGCTTTTATAAAATCTTTAAAACCTTTGCTTAGAAGTTGATGCGGGACTTTTTAATAAGGTCTAACGCTGGGAA
It encodes the following:
- a CDS encoding SymE family type I addiction module toxin translates to MVALSSVKSHWLDDSPAIVVSAEWLATFGFEVGCRVVIDVTQGIITIRPVDCEEEI
- a CDS encoding DUF2493 domain-containing protein, translated to MKVLVSGSRFYRDYQKILAVIKSLDIDLLIAGGCRGADTLAVRAARQCGISFIEYPADWQRFGKSAGPIRNAKMLRMEKPDLVLFFHENLSCSKGTADMLHRVIEANIPYRIFT